In Paraglaciecola sp. T6c, the sequence GCCATGCGCTCAGGCCAATACGGACGATACGCCTTAATCATATTTATGGTGCTCTTTGCTATCGCAGGCTTCTGGGTAGCCAACATGGACGGGTACCAAATTGTCAGCATGCCTGATACGCAAAGTTACGCTAATCCTATTGCTAAAGTGGTTACCTCAGCGTCAGGAGCGTGGTTAGACAACTACAGCGCAATGCCACTAACGTTAATTTTCCCTGCACTGGGGATGGGGATGGCAGCGCTTGCTTGGTTCTTCTCAAAAGTGGGTAAACCTGCGCTTGGTTTAGTGTCTTCTAGCTTGATGTTAGTGGGCGTTATTATGACGGCAGGAGCATCGTTGTTCCCATTCGTTATGCCCTCAAGCAACAACCCTAACGTGAGTTTAACCATGTGGGATGCGGTTTCGAGCCATATGACGTTGAACGTTATGTTTGTGGCAGCGGCTATTTTTGTACCATTGATTCTGGCGTACACCACTTGGTGTTACGTGAAGATGTGGCGCAGGGTGACCGTGCATGAAATTGAAAATAACACCCATGGTAGCTATTAAGCGCGGGTTAGTTGAATAATTTGCAGGTGTCATCCTATTAGGTGCTGACACCTGATATTAGGAGAGTTTTTATGTGGTATTTTGCGTGGATTTTAGGCGTGCTATTGGCCTGCACACTGGGCGTCATTAACGTGATGTGGTACGAATTTCATCAAAACAAAGACAGCATAGCGGACGATGAAAAAGAGTTGTACGAGAGGCTGCAAAAAGAACGTGACAACTAAAGCCCGTCCAGACCGCGCTCAGCAAATGCTGTTGCGCGGTTTTTTAAAGCGCGAATCTGCATCCGCAGCGGGCTTACTTCGATTCAGTATCGCCCTTGGTACTGTTAATGCCTTACTGATGATAGCTAGTGCCTACTTACTCGCACAAAGCATTCACCTAGTAATGTTTGAAGGGGCCGACTTAAACGCCGTTAGCCATTTTCTTTGGGCTTTAGGGGGATTGCTCCTTGTTCGAGGCTTGTTTTTGGCCCTAAGCCAACGTTTAAGTGCTCGAGCTGCACGCAATATTAAATCTGATATGCGCGCCAATCTTTTGAAAAAAATAGCGCAACTCGGGCCAAATTTTACCGACCGAAAGGGCCACGGTGCGATGCTTAATACTCTACATGATGGGGTAGAAGCACTGCACGATTACTACGCTAACTATTTGCCTAGCGTGGCGTATAGCGCCCTGATCCCTTTGGCTATTTTAGTGGTGATATTTCCCACCGACTGGCAAGCAGGGTTAATATTTTTGTTTACCGCGCCGCTGATTCCTTTTTTCATGATTTTGGTTGGGCATAAAGCAGAGCAACTTAATCAAGACCGATGGCAGCAATTAGCGGTACTTGGAAATTACTTTTTTGACCGCATTCGCGGCCTAACGCAATTGAAGCTGTTCGATGCGACCAAACGGGAATTAAAGCAGATTGCTAAAATATCAGATGATTTTCGCCATGCGACCTTAAGTGTATTGAAAATCGCCTTTCTGTCTTCGTTTGCATTAGAATTTTTAGCCACGATCAGTGTGGCGCTGGTTGCGGTACTGATTGGCTTTCGTTTGTTTTTTGGCACGCTGGACTTCGCCACCGGCTTTGTGGTGTTGTTACTCGCCCCTGAGTTCTATTTACCTTTGCGTAAACTGGGGAACCATTATCACGCTCGTCTTGAAGGGATAAGCGCCGCGGGCGATATGTTAGAAATACTGCAAACCCCTAATAACGAATCGCAAGTGACGAGTGAGCCTGCATCCAGTGCGCTAGATAACAGCCTTATTAACGGCTCTATTACTGTCTCTGGGCTGAGCTTTACTTACCCTGACAGCGATGAAGGGGTTCACGATATTAGCTTGGCTTTACCGGCAACAGGCATGGTGGCTTTTGTCGGAGCAAGTGGGGCTGGTAAAAGCACGTTATTTGACTGTTTGCTTGGCTTTTATCCTCAAATCATCACTTGTATTGATGCAGGCAATGGCCCACTTAGCGCTGCAGATATTCCTACGTGGCAACGGGAGATCGCGTGGATCCCTCAACAACCGACATTATTCTACGCCAGCATTAAAGAGAACATCATGTTAGGTAAGCCTGACGCAACACAAGCAGAAGTTTCGTTGGCGGCTGAAAAAGCAGGCGCACTGGCATTCATCGAATCCTTGCCGGATGGTTTCGACACCCTTTTAGGCGAACAAGGTGAGGGGGTATCTGGTGGGCAAAAACAGCGTATCGCACTGGCGCGGGCTTTTTTAAAAGACGCCCCCCTTTTAATACTTGACGAACCTACCGCGCATTTAGATAGCGCCACTGAGCGAGACGTACAGCGGGCCATCAATGAGCACGCTAAAACACATTTGGTATTGGTGATTGCTCATCGACTAAGTACCTTACAACAAGCAGAATCAATTTTGTTGCTTGAAGCTGGGCGCGTAGTGCAACAAGGCAATTATCAGACATTGAGCCAGCAGAATGGGCCGTTTAAGCAATTGCTAAATAGCGATAATCAGGCAGGTGCTTATGCATAATTTCATTCGTTTATTACGCCTATGTCGGCCCCACGCAGGGGCGATGTTATTGGGTGTTTTTCTAACGGTATTGACCGTATTGGCCAACGTGGGATTGCTCGCTATTTCCGGCTGGTTTTTAGCGTCCATGGCGGCTGCTGGATTAGCCGCAGCACAAATGAATTATTTTACACCCGCTGGCATTATTCGCTTTTTAGCCATTGTGCGCACGGCATCTCGTTATGGGGAGCGCCTTGTTACACATAACGCGACCTTTCTACTGCTGAGTGAAATTCGCGTCAGCGTGTTTGCCACGCTAAGTCAGTTGAATAATCAACAACTGGCCATGAATCGCAGTGCTGATTTGTTTAATCGTATGCAAAACGATGTGGATGCCCTCGACAAATTTTATCTCAATGTGTTGCTGCCAATGCTGGTGGCATTGGTATGCATACCGATTGTAATTTGGATAATCGCCGGTTTTAATCCACAAGTGGCGTTAGTCTGCTTAGGTGCACTGTTGTTAGTGGGGGTGGGGTTACCTGTGTTGCTCAGTGCCAAGCTTAGCCGCACTGCAGCGCAGCAGACTGAGCGCTCAGCGCAGCTTCGTGACGCCTTATCTGATATGTTAACAGGGCAACGGGAGTTGGCCTTATATCAAGCAACCGACAGCCAATTAGCAAAATGTAACGCAATACAGCAAAACTACAATGATTTGCTGGATAAGCGACACGCGGCACTCGCTGACAGTGATGGGGTGAGCTTAATCGTTGTGCAGCTAGCCATGCTTGCAAGTGTTTGCGTGCTGGTGCCTTTGGTCTTCTCACAGCAAATAGAAAACGTGCATTTAGCTATGCTGTCATTATTTGTTTTAGCCAGTTTTGAAACTGTGCTGACTTTGCCAAATGCCTTTATTCAACTCCCTGTAGCCTTAAGTGCCGCTGGGCGTATTTTTGCCTTGCAAGACGTGTTAGCCAAAACCCAAAATACATTGAATTCGAGTCCCAACACGACAACTAGCAAAGGACAAGATAAGCAACCTGAGCCGATACTGCAGCTAAATCAACCGGTACATCAGGCCCCCAGCGTAACAAAAAGCCTCGGATTAAAACTGAAAAATGTCAGTTATCAGTATGAGAGTGATCCATTTACCGAGAACCTTTCCATTAAACCCTCGACGGGCAACCATCATTTTGCATTAGAGAATATTAGTCTGTCGATTAACCCGGGCCAAAACGTGGCGCTTGTTGGCCCAAGCGGCAGCGGTAAGTCGACTTTGGTCAATTTGCTAAGTGGCTTATGGCCTGAGCAGCACGGCAGTATTTGTGTTACGCACGAGGCCAACGAGCAAATTGATAAAGAATATGCCATTAAAGGGCTCACCTTTGCGCTACGCACCAAACTCATCGCGATCCTCGCCCAGCAACACCATATTTTTGATGGCACCATCGCGGATAATTTGCGCTACGCCGCGCCTGATGCCACCCACGAACAAATGCTACATGCCTGTGAGCAAGCTCAGTTGGGAGACTGGGTGTTCACTCTGCCAAATAAATTGAATACGCGATTAGGCAGTGCAGGTAGACGAATTTCACAAGGCCAATCTCGCCGCTTAGCGATTGCACAGTTGTTATTGCGTCGCCCCGCATTATTGGTGTTAGATGAACCCACAGAAGGCCTCGATAACCAATCTAAGCAAGCCGTTATGAAAGCTATCATGGGGGCGATGAATGAGAGTACGGTGCTGTGTATCACGCACGATCCAGCGCTGTTGTGCAATATGGACAAGATCATATGGTTGGAAAATGGCCAGCTTAAAGGGGAGGGCACCCACCAAGTGCTATTGGCAGAGCATCAGCAATATAAAGAGTTAATCACGCGCATTTAGTCATGTGAATTAATCCCATTCGCTGACCTGAGACAGAGTGAAAGTGTTCAATTTCTTGAAGAGGATTTTGCTGAAGAGCTTTTCTAAAAAGCTTTGTTCAAGAGCTTTATTAAAGAGTGTTGTTAAAGAGCTTTGCTCAAGCACATGCTTAAAGTATTAACGCCATTTTCAACGTAAAGCTGCAGATATCTAACGTTTTCCAATCCCTGCATAGTTAGCAGAAAACGTATATGAAAGTAACATCAAGAGACAAGCAGGTATTCTAATTAGTATGTCTAGTCATCAATCTCTAAGGAGAAATAGCAATGCAAACACTGCCCCATCAGTACTCAGTCACCGCCAAAGGTGATTCATCAGGTGCTTTAACGGCATATTGTGACAATCTTCCGGATATTTCCGTCGCGCCGCCCTCACAATTTGGCGGTGATGGTGACAAATGGTCACCAGAGGATTTATTTATGGCCGCTATCGCCAATTGTTTTGTGCTCTCGTTTAGGGCAATTGCTAGAGCGTCTAAATTTGAATGGCAAGACATAAAATGTGATTCTCAAGGCACCCTCGACCGAGTGCAGGGGAAAACGTTTTTTACCCAAGTACGAACTACAGTGCAGTTATCGATCCCCAAAACCGAAAATATTGAAAAAGCTGAAAAACTGCTCAATAAAGCCGACGAAGCGTGCTTGATCAGTAATTCAATTTCGTGCGAAATGAGTTTAGAGTGTGACGTTGTTGTACAGTAAGTTTGATGTCTGACTGACTTTCGATGTATTGGTTATGTCAATTTGGTAGCTAATACCAACTCCATTGAATATTCCCTATGTGGCTGATTATTTAGCGGCGTTGGTATCAGACATAAGTTTATTCATCATTAATAAAAATTAACGAGGGCTTATCAGAGTATGAGAGCGGAATTGCGCGCTAAGATCGTCACGGTTTGTGACAAAAAAATAGCCAGCAAGGGCGATAACGTTGGTTTGTCATTTTACGCTTTCTTTGCGAATAAGAACGACGATCCTGCATTACTGATGGAAGCAGCCACGTGGTGGATTGAAACTCACAAATTAGATCATTTTGAGAAAGCTCATAAGATCAAAGACATGGTGCTGAATAACGTTTGATTTAGAGATAAATTAACACCGCTCGGTGTACTCACGTCATAGCAGATAACAGCGTTTCACTTTGTTTCTGTAAGTTGATTCTTATTGGTTTATCCTTTGTTGAGCAGCGACATTTGGAGGGAATAATAATGCAACGAGTCACTGGGATTGGTGGGGTGTTTTTCAAAGCTAAAGATGCACCTACATTACGTGCATGGTACAAACGTCACCTCGGAATAGATGTTCAGGACTGGGGTGGCTCCTCATTTTCATGGTGTGATGCAAATGGCCAAGCCGCTAAAGGCTCGACTGTTTGGTGTATCAGCTCAGCAACTGAAGGGGTTTTTGCACCAAGTAACGCGCCCTTTATGATCAATTATCGGGTGGAAGCGCTGCACGATTTAGTCAAAGTACTAAAAGCTGAAGGCTGTGAAGTGCTAGATAATATTGAAGAGTCTGAATACGGTATTTTTGCTTGGGTTATCGACCCAGAAGGCAATAAAGTGGAGTTATGGCAGCCCCCTAACGGCCATTAACACTGTGTGCTTTATCCAGTGGAACCCCCTAGGGCACTAAAAGCCTATAGGATTGTCTACAAGTTCTATCATTACCTGGGTTGTGTCTAGATAAGACAAATTTGATAACTCATTTTACCTTTAGTAAAACACCACTAAAAATACTCAATCGAAAAATAGCAACTAAGGATTTATATGCGTCACGCTGTGTTATGGGGAAGTGCGTTCGTCTTGGGTTTAAGTGGGTGCGCTGCATCTAAAAGCGATCAGGATGTTGTTAAACAGCAGTTTGGTGAACGCTGTGAAGCGGCCAAACTTGAACTTGATGAAGCGGTTGAAGAGGGGCAATTATCGGATTTACGAACATTAAAGCAGGATATTGAACTGTATTGCGTTTGGCGTAGAAACTAATCGACGGCGGTCGTTTACTGAAGAATAATATGAACTGGGTAGAGCGATAATCAATATAGCTAACCCAAAGTGATGGGCCTATCTGCTCCACACGAATCGCAATGAAAATGATCAAGTTAATCTGATTTTGAAAAGATAAAGCGACGAGTCAGTGGATTAAATAGTGAGTAAATATTTTCCTATCACACTAAAGTATTAGGAATGGAGAATATCGCCGTAACATTATATAAATCAACTACTAAACAGGGTGAAAAAACTAAATTTAAAATATAATAGGAGAATAATTTTATAAACTTTAACCTATAATCAGTTTTGTAGACGGCATACTAATGCAGGGTGGTTAGTTTCTGGACATGTTGCTGAAAGTCATGATTAGAAGTCTTCAGTACTGTAATTCGTTTTTGTTTGGTCAGTTGGAATTTTTTGAAATATGTTTGAGAAACTCATCTCCCGTCTTTTTAAGCGCAGTCGTGCTAGTAACGCTGCCGATAATGATAAAGGTGTTTCTAATAACACCGTAAATACTGCGGCTAACCCTCAGCAAAACAACAAACGTAAACTTGCAAATTCAACTGAGAAAACGAGCGATAATATTGTCGAATCTTACGACATACCGATACCAACTCGCACGGTCAACATCAGTGTCGCCTCATTAAATCGTCTTGATTTTTTATTCTACGATTACTTGCTTGGGCCTTCACAAACTAGCACCACATTGAACCCCATCGAGCAGTACATTTTAACGCGGGTAAATCATGCGCTGAAATCTCCCGATAGCGTACTAACCCATTTTCCAGTGTTACCTCAATCGGTTATTTCACTAACCAATTTGCTAAATAATCCTGATTTTAATTTGCAGTCATTTATCAAGGTCGTTGAACAAGAGCCAAGCATTGCGACTGAATTGATGAAAAAAGCCAATAGTCCAGCTTATAAACGCGGTGATAAAGACATTACTAACTTGCAGCAGGCTTTTATGTTTATGGGGGCAAATGACATAAAAGAGTTCGTGCTTAATCGCTTCATTAAGAACTTATGTCAGCAAAAGCCTATTTATTTTAAAACCTTCGGTGAGAAAATTTGGCTACATAGCCAAGATGTAGCCATTGTGGCCAAAACACTCGCGGCGAGGCGTAAGCAAAATGCCGATGCCGCTTATACCATTGGTCTGATGCACGATTTGGGTAAAGTTGTTATTTTTCAGTTTATGGTCGAGGCGTTTAAAATGATCGATCCAGATTTTAAACAAGACTCGTTGGTGTTTAAGAAATTTCTCAGTGAGAAATCGATGCTGCTCAGCGTAGAGTTAATGAAAATCTGGAATATGCCCAGTGTGATTATTGATGTAGTGCAAGGGCAGGTGGAAGACATTACGAACGTGGATGATCTCGACCCCATGACGGCGATATTATTTGAAGCTAATTTGATCAGCGAGATAAGCTTGTCATACCAAGATGGGCATATTCAACCCGCCGAATTTGAGTCATTAGTCAGTAATACCAAACTTCGGGGTGACGCCAAGTTACTGTTACGTGAAATACTCAATATATACTCAGACGAAGCAAGTTCATCCTGCATAACTTGACGGGTCGAGAGCATGGCTAGGAACTAAGAAAGCTCTTCAGCGCGTTTAGTTCATATTAAATTCTTTCAATGCATTCATAGCCAGTTGTGCCTTGCCACTGGGCACATAAATGTGATCGTGATAATAGGCCGCAACCACGTTTGCACTGATGTCGTATTCGGTTAATTTTGCTGCTACTGCTGCGGTCAATCCCACAGCCTCTAGACTAGAATGTACCGTGAGGGTAATTTGTCTATAGGTGCCGTCAAAAGGTATTTTCGCCTGTTTGGCATCTTCGGCTAGTAAAATTAATGTTAAGCCTTCCGATTCTTGAAAAAAGCACACCGGATCCAAATGTGCATAATCAGCTACCTTACCGTCTACTGTGCAAAAGGCATACTCGCCGTCTTGCAAAAATGGCGACATCGATTTAAGTAATTCATCTAATTGTGTAATGCCTGACATGTTGTTTCCTGCTTTCATTGAGATTTAATACAGTGCTAATACTGACGAGGTGAGCATCTTACTTGAATAGGTTGCATGTGTGAACGAGCGGTAGCGCCACCCGTGAAGACGCTTATGGTCTTGTTGTTTTTCCACCTTAAGCAAAATGAGGGGCTCGCTTTTCAAAAAATGCCGCGACGGATTCTTTAAACTCGGCAGAGGCTAGTTGCTCGGCAAATATGACACCTTCACGTTTCATTTGCGCCTGAACTTCCTCTTTGTTTACGCCACGAATTAAGCGCTTTGATTGCTTAACTGAATTAGGCGCTAAACTGGCGACTTGCTCTGCTATTTTTAGACTTTCAGCGACTAAGACGTCATCCTCGAATACGCGCGTAACAAGTCCTGCACTCAGTGCTTCTCTAGCATCAAGTATGCGACCTGCAAGCATTAAATCATTTGCCCATGCTTGACCCACCGCAAGGGGGAGCAACAAGCTGGATGCGGCTTCAGGTACTAAACCTACATGGGTAAAGGGGGCGCGAAAGCGTGCACTTTTGCTGGCATACACCATATCGCAATGTAGCAACATGGTAAGGCCAACCCCGATGGCAGGGCCATTCACCGCGACCACAATAGGGGTTTCACATTCTGAGATAGCCTTTAAAAATCGAATGACCGAAGGGGTGCCACTCTCTTCAACTGGGTTAATGAAATCATCTAAATCATTACCCGCAGTGAAGGTATCGCCGTTAGCGGTTAATAGAACAGCGCGGATCTGATCGTCATGGTTGCTTCGCTCTAGCTCATCCGCTAAGGCCGCGTACAGTTCACGATTGAGCGCATTTTTTAGCTCAGGACGATTTATGGTTAACGAAAGAACTCGGTTATTTAGGGAAACATTAAGGCTCTTTGACATGATGAGACTCCGACAATGGGGTTGGGTTGATGCAAGTCACTAAAACGGTTCTTTTTCACTGACTATGTTTTCTGCATTTTGCGTGACGTGCATTAGAAACCGCGCAATGGTTTCTTGCTCATCTAGGGTGAAATGTTCCAACAAGGCATGATTTATATTGCGTACCTTTGAAGCGGAGCGCTGTGCAAGATCACGTCCTTTGGCCAATAAGATAACATTTTGTACCCTAGCATCAGTTGTCCCCTGTTGGCGGGTAACCAGTGCTGCTTTGGTCATTCTGTCAATCACGCCTGATAAGCTGGAGTAGCTCATGTTGAGCGAATCAGCGATGGCTGTGATCGGCGCGTTATCCTGTTTAGATAATGTGAAAAGCACAGCTAATTGAGTCGTGCTAACGTGCAGCTCGCTTTTGAGTTTTTTATCCGCGGCTTTAAAAAGCGCACCATGCGCTAACTGCAGCAAGTGAAATATCTTAAGTTGCTTTTTCATTGTGTACCATTTTCATTATCTATTTATTTAATGTACGAAATAAATATTTATAACGCAACGCTTTGGTCTATTTTTTGCTCGTTATTCAGTAATCTAAAACCGTTTTATTTAATGTTGGAAATAAATTATTTTACATGAGAAATAAATAGTGCTCTTATCTGGTTATTGGGCATCAGAACCTAAACGCATTGACTCAATCAACAACCAAGAGGCTAGTCATGAACAATTCAACGCAATCGGCTATTGCATCGTCTACGCAATCTTTAGCAGGTGTTGCAATATCTAGTGATATAGCGGCCGAATTGAATAGCAGAAACGAGTCTTCCATCACGGATGAAGCTTCATCTAGCGGGTTAAGCATTGAGCATGACATCGTTACAGATGCTGGTCATTCGGTGGTGCTAAAGGTTTTTAAGAGTCAGCTAAAACCTGTAAAAGGCATTTGCGTGGTTGCGGCCGCGACGGGCGTAGCGCAGCATCTCTACCAGGATTTCGCGATATGGCTAACCAGCTTAGGCTTTCATGTTGTGACATTTGATTATGATGGCATTGGTTCGTCTATGGATCGCCATGTAAAGCATTGCAATAGTGACTTGTTAGGGTGGGCGAATAATGATTGTCCCGCAGTACTTAATTTTGTTGAGAGGCACTTCAGCGGTCTCGAGTGTATTTGGATTGGTCACAGTGTAGGCGGTCACATGCTGGGCATGATGCCTAATACTGGCCCGATCAGCCGGGCGATTACAGTTGGTACTGGCACAGGAACGTGGTGGTACAATTCGCCCCCCACTAAGCGTGTTGCGTGGTTTTTGTGGTATTTTCTAGTGCCACTGACAGTGCCGACTTTGGGCTACTTCCCTGGGGATAAGCTAAACATCATGTGCAACCTGCCCAAGGGCGTGATGATGCAATGGCGACGTTGGTGCCTTAAAGAGGGGTATGCAGTTGAGAACGAAGGGCAGTGGCTTAAGGAGCGCTTCGCCAATGTGAGCTTACCTATTTGCGCAATTGCGTTCAGTGATGATGAAATGATGTCTTTGAAGAATATCGATATGTTGCATGATCAGTTCAGCACTGCAAATATAACCCGACACACTGTCGCGCCTAAAGATGTTGATCACAAAAGAATAGGGCATATTGGTTGGCATAAGGGACGTTACCAAAATATGTGGGAAAAGGTATTCAGGCCTTTGTTACTGAGTTAACGCGAGAGAAGCGCGTCATTATAACTGTTCAACCAGTTGCTCGCAGAGTATTACACGCTAGGGTAAGGTTTTTACCGTACATTCAGCCTTTTCATCCGCAAGAGTGAACTTATTGCAGAAAACGGAGGTCAACTGTTACATAATTGTTAAATAGTAATATAAATACTTTTGTGAGAATTCATGGCGTCATTATTCCCTCTTCCTAGCGTTGCAAACAACGATAAGCCTAATCCGAAAAAACAAACAGTGAAGGTGCGTTATCACTCGAACTTATTAGTTGTGTTAATTGCAATGGACGTATTAGGCGTGCTTGTTATGTTGACGGGGTTGCGGCAGCAGTTTCATCAGCAAGGCGTTTTACCTGAAACCATTGACGGCCCTTATGCTGGTGTCATGATGGTCGTTGCAGGTGTGATGCTCACCTTGCCCTTTTTTATTTGGAGCTTTAAAGCCAGTTTTAGACCCTTTGGCACTCTAAACAAATAGCGTGCTAAGTCTGTATTAAGCAAGCTACTCCTCTTCAAAATATTTACACTTGCTTCGCCGCAGTCAAAGGCTCAGTGGGGACCCTTTATTCATTTCAAAACACTCTCAAGAGCCATATGTGGTTCATGACGCTAATCAAATGCCCTGTAGCCATACAGTCAACCAGCTAAGCAATATTAGCCTTTGCTGAGTACTTTTGCTGCACTGTGGTCTCCCTTACCTGAGTCAAAAACGTTAACCACAACCATTTTATGCTTTTGTTCTATTCGAACATTGGACGGGCATTCAATCGAAAATAAAGGGTTCTTTATTCGCCTTAGCTCGGATCCAATTCAAGGAAGATCTCACCGACTGTCTTGATAGTAGATTCTGTTCGAGTTTGTTTTTACCTGGGAAGGGTATCAAGCTTAACCCTATTAACATGGTTATTAAGCCTTGACCGGGCAAAACTAACATAATAATTCCACACACTAGTAAGCCTATCCCAAAGAGAATTTTTACCATTTCAATGATGAATATTAAGCTGTTTTTGCCCGGCGTTCGGTTAGGAATGATATCAGCATTTTTATCTTTGTTTTTTCTGCGGATAAAGTATCGTTTATCCATGTTTGTAATGATGTAGCTCATCAATATGAAGTAACCAATAGAAACCGCCGACGTTAGCAAAATGGTCAAAAATATAAAATTTGGGCCAAATGTATCCGTTAAATAGGTTGTCGCTATGGTGTAATATTCTGTCAGCACTTATTTTCCGAAATTGATTTACATAAGCATTATTTGAGTAGGGTTTTATGCAAATAGTTGAACAATGGACCCAATGGGTTTACATCCATTGGGTAACCATCATAGTTGTTTTGCATATTGGCTTGTCCATTATGTCATCGTTACATGTACTTATGTTCAAAGAAAATGAACGAACATCGTTAGCGTGGATTGGATTAGTGATCTTTTCGCCCGTCATAGGCAGTCTATTTTATTGGCTGTTTGGGATAAATCGTATTAAGCGCTCAGCGCAGAAAAAACACCCTCAAACACTTAAGCAGGATTTTCGCGCCCCAGAACAACCCAATAAAATATCTCATATTCCGGCGCATTGGCATCCGGCAGTCATTGCGGGGCATACCATTCACCCTGTTAACTACGTTTCAGATAATAGTGTTGAGCCATTGGTTAACGGTGATATGGCTTACCCAGAAATGCTCCAATCTATTCATGCGGCTCATCGCTATATCGTTTTATCGAGTTACATATTTGACTGCGACTCACTTGGACGACAATTTGTAGATGCCCTGTCCGATGCGCATCAAAGAGGGGTCATCGTAAACGTATTATTGGACGGTGTAGGCATTGGATACAGCTGGCATAAATCAGACCGAGCCTTAAAGAAGCTCGGGGTGAAAACGGCTCGTTTTTTACCTGCCATTTCGCTTACGACTATTCGCTTTATTAACTTACGGAATCATCGAAAAATACTTTGTGTAGATGGTGAAGTAGCCTATGTCGGTGGAATGAATATAAGTAAAAATAATGAGGTTAAATCGGCTGAACACCCGATTGATGATATCCACTTTAAAGTAACCGGCCCGGTGATAGATCAAATTAGTCAGGTATTTGTAGAAGATTGGTTTTTTGCGACCGGAGAATTAATTGAATTTCCTTCGTTCGTACAAACCACGATGACCAAAACAAGTAATAAATCGGTTATTGCTCGGGCCATTCAAGATGGTCCCGATGAAGACCACAATAAAATACGTTGGACTTTGATTAACGCACTCGTTTGCGCTCAAACAAGTGTGAAAATTATGACCCCTTATTTTATACCAGACCAAACCCTAATGACGTCTTTACACGCTGCGGCCCTACGTGGTGTATCAGTGGAGATAATCGTGCCTAGACACAGCAACATTCCTTTTGTGGATTGGGTGATGGAAGCAAATTTCTCGCGCATAATTAAGCACGGTATAAAAATCTATAAAAATAATAGGCCATTTGACCACAGTAAAATTGTTGTTATCGACGACATTTGGTCATTTGTCGGCTCGACTAACTGGGATGCCAGAAGTTTAGAATTTAATTTTGAAATTAATTTAGAGTGTTTTGATAGGCAACTTAATGCCAAATTGAGAGCGTTTTTTCTTTCTAAAAAACAAAACTCGCTACCGGTTACACAGCAGGAAATTAGCAATC encodes:
- a CDS encoding ACT domain-containing protein; translation: MSGITQLDELLKSMSPFLQDGEYAFCTVDGKVADYAHLDPVCFFQESEGLTLILLAEDAKQAKIPFDGTYRQITLTVHSSLEAVGLTAAVAAKLTEYDISANVVAAYYHDHIYVPSGKAQLAMNALKEFNMN
- a CDS encoding enoyl-CoA hydratase, with product MSKSLNVSLNNRVLSLTINRPELKNALNRELYAALADELERSNHDDQIRAVLLTANGDTFTAGNDLDDFINPVEESGTPSVIRFLKAISECETPIVVAVNGPAIGVGLTMLLHCDMVYASKSARFRAPFTHVGLVPEAASSLLLPLAVGQAWANDLMLAGRILDAREALSAGLVTRVFEDDVLVAESLKIAEQVASLAPNSVKQSKRLIRGVNKEEVQAQMKREGVIFAEQLASAEFKESVAAFFEKRAPHFA
- the cls gene encoding cardiolipin synthase, whose amino-acid sequence is MQIVEQWTQWVYIHWVTIIVVLHIGLSIMSSLHVLMFKENERTSLAWIGLVIFSPVIGSLFYWLFGINRIKRSAQKKHPQTLKQDFRAPEQPNKISHIPAHWHPAVIAGHTIHPVNYVSDNSVEPLVNGDMAYPEMLQSIHAAHRYIVLSSYIFDCDSLGRQFVDALSDAHQRGVIVNVLLDGVGIGYSWHKSDRALKKLGVKTARFLPAISLTTIRFINLRNHRKILCVDGEVAYVGGMNISKNNEVKSAEHPIDDIHFKVTGPVIDQISQVFVEDWFFATGELIEFPSFVQTTMTKTSNKSVIARAIQDGPDEDHNKIRWTLINALVCAQTSVKIMTPYFIPDQTLMTSLHAAALRGVSVEIIVPRHSNIPFVDWVMEANFSRIIKHGIKIYKNNRPFDHSKIVVIDDIWSFVGSTNWDARSLEFNFEINLECFDRQLNAKLRAFFLSKKQNSLPVTQQEISNLPFYKKTRNNLFRLFSPYL
- a CDS encoding MarR family winged helix-turn-helix transcriptional regulator, producing the protein MKKQLKIFHLLQLAHGALFKAADKKLKSELHVSTTQLAVLFTLSKQDNAPITAIADSLNMSYSSLSGVIDRMTKAALVTRQQGTTDARVQNVILLAKGRDLAQRSASKVRNINHALLEHFTLDEQETIARFLMHVTQNAENIVSEKEPF
- a CDS encoding alpha/beta hydrolase family protein, with amino-acid sequence MNNSTQSAIASSTQSLAGVAISSDIAAELNSRNESSITDEASSSGLSIEHDIVTDAGHSVVLKVFKSQLKPVKGICVVAAATGVAQHLYQDFAIWLTSLGFHVVTFDYDGIGSSMDRHVKHCNSDLLGWANNDCPAVLNFVERHFSGLECIWIGHSVGGHMLGMMPNTGPISRAITVGTGTGTWWYNSPPTKRVAWFLWYFLVPLTVPTLGYFPGDKLNIMCNLPKGVMMQWRRWCLKEGYAVENEGQWLKERFANVSLPICAIAFSDDEMMSLKNIDMLHDQFSTANITRHTVAPKDVDHKRIGHIGWHKGRYQNMWEKVFRPLLLS